In Gossypium hirsutum isolate 1008001.06 chromosome D06, Gossypium_hirsutum_v2.1, whole genome shotgun sequence, one genomic interval encodes:
- the LOC107901932 gene encoding probable dolichyl-diphosphooligosaccharide--protein glycosyltransferase subunit 3B, with protein sequence MDLNDLSSDTTSLSWNSRSSQSTRQSHLVQTNVKTGEALRPKLFVANPQIRKLSKEMAIPSSSAYLFLLSFFTLSLFLAISTAESESELELVADLRALQSESKSGVIHLDDRTIAKFLTSPKIPRPYSILIFFDATQLHDKTELHLRELRQEFALVASSFITNHNNSNTKLFFADIEFRESQSSFHLFGVNSLPHIRLVGPTAKSLKDESEQMDQGDFSRLAESMAEFVESRTKLTVGPVHRPPILSKTQMGLIVALLLIPSPFIAKKIFAGETLLHDPKIWLSGAVFIYFFSVSGAMHNLIRKMPMFLVDRNDPNKLIFFYQGSGMQLGAEGFAVGFLYTIVGLLLAFVTHLLVYVKNAKAKRVAMVFAICVSFWAVQKVIFLDNWKTGYGIHGFWPSSWN encoded by the coding sequence ATGGACCTAAATGATCTTTCATCTGATACGACGTCGTTAAGCTGGAACTCAAGGTCAAGTCAGTCAACGCGTCAAAGTCATCTTGTCCAGACGAATGTTAAAACCGGAGAAGCGTTAAGACCGAAGCTGTTTGTCGCCAATCCCCAAATCCGAAAGCTAAGCAAGGAAATGGCGATCCCTTCCAGTTCTGCTTATCTCTTCTTACTCTCCTTTTTCACCCTTTCTCTATTCCTTGCTATTTCCACTGCTGAATCTGAATCTGAATTAGAACTGGTAGCCGATCTCCGCGCCCTTCAGTCCGAATCCAAATCAGGAGTCATCCACTTAGATGACCGAACCATTGCCAAATTCCTAACCTCCCCCAAAATCCCTCGCCCTTACTCTATCCTCATCTTCTTCGACGCCACCCAACTCCACGACAAAACCGAACTCCACCTCCGCGAGCTCCGCCAAGAATTCGCCCTCGTCGCCTCTTCCTTCATCACCAACCACAACAACTCCAACACCAAGCTCTTCTTCGCCGACATCGAGTTTCGCGAATCTCAATCTTCTTTCCACCTCTTCGGCGTCAACTCCCTTCCCCACATCCGCCTCGTCGGCCCCACCGCAAAATCGTTGAAAGATGAGTCGGAACAGATGGACCAGGGCGATTTTTCTCGATTGGCTGAGTCAATGGCCGAATTCGTTGAGTCCAGAACTAAACTCACCGTGGGTCCCGTCCATCGTCCTCCCATTCTCTCGAAAACTCAAATGGGTCTGATCGTTGCCCTTTTGTTGATCCCTTCTCCGTTCATCGCTAAAAAGATCTTCGCCGGGGAAACCCTCTTGCACGATCCCAAGATTTGGCTTTCCGGCgccgtttttatttattttttcagcGTTTCAGGTGCAATGCATAATCTAATAAGGAAAATGCCGATGTTTTTGGTGGATAGGAACGATCCCAACAAATTGATTTTCTTTTACCAAGGATCGGGGATGCAGCTTGGGGCGGAAGGATTCGCGGTGGGTTTTCTTTATACAATAGTGGGATTATTGCTAGCTTTCGTTACCCATTTGCTTGTTTATGTTAAGAACGCGAAAGCCAAGCGTGTGGCCATGGTTTTTGCGATTTGCGTTTCTTTTTGGGCGGTGCAGAAAGTGATTTTCTTGGACAATTGGAAGACTGGATATGGGATTCATGGATTCTGGCCTTCCAGTTGGAACTGA